From Miscanthus floridulus cultivar M001 chromosome 15, ASM1932011v1, whole genome shotgun sequence, the proteins below share one genomic window:
- the LOC136508454 gene encoding uncharacterized protein isoform X2 translates to MEALRTAEAELTVYVHPSNAKRVRHAVNRQLSALLFTYDDRFDGVLLMHEFAFHLGNDKEGKTNKDENGEPKDLSGEPKSCVKGKIKDGGGEPKDESGEPKTCVKGKIMNGLVPYFGVQVLANLLLFSPQPDMILEGKVEMLGKESIHAIVLGVFSVAFMSEDIREKFKFKRWSRYQLHAAKGREAGQWNYRSIMHARMHGVGKAKKCLVTAAYHLIGVHVWCYATAILRNRN, encoded by the exons ATGGAAGCGCTCCGGACCGCGGAGGCGGAGCTCACGGTGTACGTGCACCCCTCCAACGCCAAGCGCGTCCGGCACGCCGTCAACCGCCAGCTCAGCGCGCTCCTCTTCAC GTATGATGACCGTTTTGATGGCGTGTTGCTGATGCATGAATTTGCATTCCATCTTGGCAATGACAAAGAGGGCAAAACCAACAAAGATGAAAATGGTGAACCCAAAGATCTTAGTGGTGAACCCAAATCTTGTGTCAAAGGCAAAATCAAAGATGGAGGTGGTGAACCCAAAGATGAAAGTGGTGAACCCAAAACTTGTGTCAAAGGCAAAATCATGAATGGCTTGGTGCCATATTTCGGCGTCCAAGTGCTTGCAAATCTGCTGCTCTTCTCTCCACAACCGGACATGATCCTTG AAGGGAAGGTTGAAATGCTTGGAAAGGAGTCAATCCATGCCATTGTGTTAGGGGTTTTCTCAGTGGCATTTATGTCTGAAGATATTCGTGAAAAGTTCAAATTCAAAAGG TGGAGCCGTTATCAATTGCATGCAGCAAAGGGAAGAGAAGCAGGCCAATGGAATTACAGATCAATTATGCATGCACGCATGCATGGAGTGGGAAAAGCGAAAAAATGCTTGGTAACTGCTGCATACCATTTAATAGGAGTGCATGTTTGGTGCTACGCCACGGCCATTCTCAGAAACAGAAACTAG